In one window of Streptomyces griseus subsp. griseus DNA:
- the ligD gene encoding non-homologous end-joining DNA ligase, whose product MGAAVELDAGGRVVRLSNPDKVYFPEKGYTKRDVAEYFLAVGPGITRALNHRPTTLQRFVDGVEGDFFYQKRAPKNLPEWIPTARIAFPSGRPADELCPTELAAVIWAANLGTLTFHPWPVRAGDTDHPDELRIDLDPQPGTGYADAVAAAHELRSVLEDHGVRGWPKTSGGRGMHVFVPIEPAWTFTEVRRAAIAAGRELERRMPERVTTAWWKEERGERIFVDFNQTARDRTIASAYSVRPFPHAPVSAPLRWEEIDDAEPRDFDIRTLPVRYAELGDVHADMDQEAFRLDGLLELADRDEKERGLGDMPYPPEYPKMPGEPKRVQPSRARHDDGETA is encoded by the coding sequence ATGGGAGCTGCGGTGGAGCTGGACGCGGGCGGACGAGTGGTGAGGCTCTCCAACCCGGACAAGGTGTACTTCCCGGAGAAGGGTTACACCAAGAGGGATGTGGCGGAGTACTTCCTGGCCGTGGGGCCCGGGATCACCCGTGCGCTGAACCACCGGCCGACCACGCTCCAGCGCTTCGTCGACGGGGTGGAGGGCGACTTCTTCTACCAGAAGAGGGCCCCGAAGAACCTTCCCGAGTGGATCCCCACCGCCCGTATCGCCTTCCCCAGCGGCCGCCCCGCCGACGAGCTCTGCCCGACCGAGCTCGCCGCCGTGATCTGGGCCGCCAACCTCGGCACCCTCACCTTCCACCCCTGGCCGGTCCGGGCCGGGGACACCGACCACCCCGACGAGCTGCGCATCGACCTGGACCCGCAGCCCGGCACCGGCTACGCGGACGCGGTCGCCGCCGCCCATGAGCTGCGCTCGGTCCTGGAGGACCACGGCGTACGCGGGTGGCCCAAGACCTCCGGCGGGCGCGGGATGCACGTGTTCGTGCCCATCGAACCGGCCTGGACCTTCACCGAGGTGCGGCGGGCCGCCATCGCCGCCGGGCGCGAGCTGGAGCGGCGGATGCCGGAGCGGGTGACGACGGCCTGGTGGAAGGAGGAGCGCGGCGAGCGGATCTTCGTCGACTTCAACCAGACCGCGCGCGACCGCACGATCGCCTCCGCCTACTCCGTACGCCCCTTCCCGCACGCCCCGGTCTCCGCGCCGCTGCGCTGGGAGGAGATCGACGACGCCGAACCCCGCGACTTCGACATCCGTACGCTGCCGGTGCGGTACGCCGAACTCGGCGACGTGCACGCCGACATGGACCAGGAGGCGTTCCGGCTGGACGGGCTGCTGGAGCTGGCGGACCGGGACGAGAAGGAGCGCGGACTCGGTGACATGCCCTACCCGCCGGAGT